Proteins from one Chitinophaga oryzae genomic window:
- a CDS encoding Crp/Fnr family transcriptional regulator — protein MSLSGLFPIDKWNFRSRSVLSNLPAEEYAALTSLMTTQRYNKGEVIFREGAPAFGIYYIQKGKVKKYRTDKAGNEQIIYVANTGELVGYHAILAGGRYPDSAATLEESTIAFIPKDDFLQLLSRSASLARRLLKTLSHEFTVLTNSISAFTHRSVQERLAITLIVLREKFKDETPAGEDILIQVPRTDLANMVGTGVENVTRFLSAFKQAGVLTISGKKICITDVKKLVDLSGCGEPLPS, from the coding sequence ATGAGTTTATCCGGCCTCTTTCCTATCGACAAATGGAACTTCCGGTCCCGGTCCGTGTTGAGCAACCTGCCGGCAGAGGAGTATGCTGCCCTCACTTCACTGATGACCACCCAGCGTTATAACAAAGGAGAAGTCATATTCCGGGAAGGCGCGCCCGCCTTCGGCATCTACTATATTCAAAAAGGAAAGGTAAAAAAATACAGGACCGATAAAGCAGGGAACGAACAGATCATCTATGTGGCCAACACCGGTGAACTGGTAGGCTACCACGCTATCCTTGCCGGGGGCAGGTACCCCGACAGTGCCGCCACGCTGGAAGAAAGCACTATCGCTTTTATCCCTAAAGACGATTTCCTGCAGCTGCTGAGCCGCTCTGCCAGCCTCGCGCGGCGGTTGCTCAAAACGCTGAGCCACGAATTTACGGTACTGACCAACAGTATTTCCGCTTTCACCCATCGTTCCGTACAGGAGCGGTTAGCTATCACCCTGATTGTTTTACGGGAAAAATTTAAAGACGAAACACCTGCGGGAGAAGACATTCTCATCCAGGTGCCCCGCACCGACCTGGCCAATATGGTAGGTACCGGCGTGGAAAATGTGACCCGCTTTTTATCCGCTTTCAAACAGGCCGGCGTACTGACTATTTCCGGTAAAAAAATCTGTATCACCGACGTAAAAAAGCTGGTGGACCTTTCCGGCTGCGGCGAGCCGTTACCATCATAA